In a genomic window of Marinitoga litoralis:
- the nrdR gene encoding transcriptional regulator NrdR: MKCPYCGHDETKVLDSRTIAEGTVTRRRRECLKCNSRFTTYERYETHKIFVIKKNGQRELFDRKKILNGLIKACYKRAISYEDIENIAAQIEENIRKLGVSEIESVKIGDMVMNELKKIDHVAYVRFASVYKEFGDLDHFIKIINDLKKKD, encoded by the coding sequence ATGAAATGCCCATATTGTGGACATGATGAAACTAAGGTATTAGATTCAAGAACTATTGCCGAGGGAACAGTTACCAGAAGAAGAAGAGAATGTTTAAAATGCAATAGTAGATTTACTACATATGAAAGATATGAAACACATAAAATATTTGTAATTAAAAAAAATGGCCAAAGAGAATTATTTGATAGAAAAAAAATATTAAACGGTTTAATAAAAGCATGTTATAAAAGAGCTATCAGTTATGAGGATATTGAAAATATTGCCGCCCAAATTGAAGAAAATATTAGAAAATTAGGAGTTTCTGAAATTGAAAGTGTTAAAATTGGTGATATGGTAATGAATGAGCTTAAAAAAATTGACCATGTTGCATATGTTAGATTCGCTTCTGTATATAAGGAATTTGGAGATTTAGATCATTTTATAAAAATAATAAATGATTTGAAAAAAAAAGATTAA
- the greA gene encoding transcription elongation factor GreA → MVPGEKIQLTKEGYENLLKEKEILKKRLMTEIAERIKEARELGDLSENSEYEEAKNEQGKIDSRIKEIDYILDNAEVIDESESNSDEVNLGNTVIVKDLKKNIEETYKIVNSQEADIFSNPKKISSESPLGKSLLKKRIGDRIKFKTPSNVERELEILAILKYGGA, encoded by the coding sequence ATGGTTCCAGGCGAAAAAATACAATTAACAAAGGAAGGTTATGAAAATCTTTTAAAAGAAAAAGAAATTTTAAAGAAAAGATTAATGACAGAAATCGCTGAAAGAATTAAGGAAGCTAGAGAATTAGGTGACTTATCTGAAAATAGTGAGTATGAAGAAGCAAAAAACGAACAAGGTAAAATTGATTCTAGAATAAAAGAAATAGATTATATATTAGATAATGCAGAAGTTATTGATGAATCTGAAAGCAATAGTGATGAAGTGAATTTAGGAAATACTGTAATTGTTAAAGACTTAAAGAAAAATATTGAAGAAACATATAAAATTGTTAACTCACAAGAAGCAGATATATTCTCTAACCCTAAAAAAATTAGTTCTGAATCTCCTTTAGGAAAATCATTATTAAAAAAGAGAATTGGAGATAGAATAAAATTTAAAACCCCTTCTAACGTGGAAAGAGAATTAGAAATATTAGCTATTTTAAAATATGGAGGTGCTTGA